A window of Corallococcus macrosporus DSM 14697 contains these coding sequences:
- a CDS encoding phosphatase domain-containing protein — translation MSLPDRIDPRPPRRIYRWDLDKTYLQTEFDSLRDLVRTAFQKAHQKVAVPGASALIRELSENGDSRLCIVSGSPKQMRAVLEEKLKLDGVRWDEFVLKDNVGNLLRGRFRALRGQVGYKLPAILESRVHAPVEAEEVLFGDDAEADAFIYSLFADLVAGRVDERVLSQVLEAGGVYPDDAERVREAWKKIPVGDPVRRIFIHLDRLTPPAHFTPYGPRVVPIFNYFQAALVLLADGHLTAPQVLKIAVEMVQTAGHNIITLSNSFQDLLRRGLPLQQAAVALSQALEGPNKLLAAMRPMPDILAAFSKRLAALGTPPPPPPVQAVDYVSLIHHALPRNHKGRSKPQ, via the coding sequence GTGAGTCTGCCGGACCGCATCGACCCGCGTCCGCCCCGGCGCATCTACCGCTGGGACCTGGACAAGACGTACCTCCAGACGGAGTTCGACTCGCTGCGTGACCTGGTGCGGACGGCGTTCCAGAAGGCCCACCAGAAGGTGGCCGTCCCGGGGGCCAGCGCGCTCATCCGCGAGCTGTCGGAGAACGGGGACTCGCGGCTGTGCATCGTCTCCGGCAGCCCCAAGCAGATGCGGGCCGTGCTGGAGGAGAAGCTCAAGCTGGACGGGGTGCGGTGGGACGAGTTCGTCCTCAAGGACAACGTGGGCAACCTGCTGCGCGGCCGCTTCCGGGCCCTGCGCGGGCAGGTGGGCTACAAGCTGCCGGCCATCCTGGAGAGCCGGGTCCACGCGCCGGTGGAGGCGGAGGAGGTCCTCTTCGGTGACGACGCGGAGGCGGACGCGTTCATCTATTCGCTCTTCGCGGACCTGGTGGCGGGCCGCGTGGACGAGCGCGTGCTGTCCCAGGTGCTGGAGGCGGGCGGGGTGTACCCGGACGACGCGGAGCGGGTGCGCGAGGCCTGGAAGAAGATTCCGGTGGGTGACCCGGTGCGCCGCATCTTCATCCACCTGGACCGGCTGACGCCGCCCGCGCACTTCACGCCGTATGGCCCGCGCGTGGTGCCCATCTTCAACTACTTCCAGGCGGCGCTGGTGCTGCTGGCGGACGGCCACCTGACGGCGCCGCAGGTGCTGAAGATCGCCGTGGAGATGGTGCAGACGGCGGGCCACAACATCATCACCCTGTCCAACTCGTTCCAGGACCTGCTGCGGCGCGGCCTGCCGCTCCAGCAGGCGGCGGTGGCGCTGTCCCAGGCCCTGGAGGGGCCCAACAAGCTGCTGGCGGCGATGCGGCCCATGCCGGACATCCTGGCCGCCTTCAGCAAGCGCCTGGCCGCGCTGGGCACGCCGCCGCCACCCCCGCCGGTGCAGGCGGTGGACTACGTGTCCCTCATCCACCACGCGCTGCCCCGGAACCACAAGGGCCGCTCCAAGCCCCAGTAG